In Sander lucioperca isolate FBNREF2018 chromosome 12, SLUC_FBN_1.2, whole genome shotgun sequence, one DNA window encodes the following:
- the nppa gene encoding natriuretic peptides A codes for MRTAVLWGLLALLCQHTLVSSHILGRTSSTSDLAQLKSILERFEETLADAAQEEDSEADYEGTNQQPENSQASQGRNQDQEGDQEPLMSERSQLPAEGHSRTASQRSRLLDLLMTARKRASGCFGARMDRIGNASGLGCNSGRG; via the exons ATGAGGACTGCGGTCCTGTGGGGCCTGCTGGCCCTGCTGTGTCAGCACACACTGGTTAGCAGCCACATACTGGGTAGGACCTCTTCAACCAGTGACCTGGCTCAGCTCAAG TCTATACTGGAGCGCTTTGAGGAGACTCTTGCTGATGCAGCCCAGGAGGAGGACTCTGAAGCTGATTATGAAGGGACAAATCAACAGCCTGAGAACAGCCAGGCCAGCCAGGGTCGGAACCAGGACCAGGAGGGGGACCAAGAACCTTTAATGTCAGAAAGATCTCAATTACCAGCTGAGGGCCACAGCAGGACTGCAAGTCAAAGGAGCCGTCTGCTGGACCTGCTGATGACTGCCAGGAAACGGGCCTCTGGCTGCTTTGGAGCCAGGATGGATCGAATAGGAAATGCCAGCGGTCTGGGATGCAACAGTGGTAGAG GCTAG